A window from Triticum aestivum cultivar Chinese Spring chromosome 6D, IWGSC CS RefSeq v2.1, whole genome shotgun sequence encodes these proteins:
- the LOC123144142 gene encoding cytochrome P450 97B2, chloroplastic isoform X2 has protein sequence MGKGLIPADLDTWKQRRKVITPGFHALFIEAMVRVFTKCSERTILKLEALIEKGDHGDKSTIVNLEEEFSNLALDIIGLGVFNFDFDSVNKESPVIKAVYGTLFEAEHRSTFYIPYWNLPLTQWIVPRQRKFRSDLKVINDCLDDLIKNAKETRQEADVEKLQQRDYSSLKDASLLRFLVDMRGADVDDRQLRDDLMTMLIAGHETTAAVLTWSIFLLAQNPTKMRKAQAEIDSVLIDGAITAEKLKKLEYIRLIIVEALRLYPQPPLLIRRSLRPDKLPGGYNGAKEGYEIPAGTDIFLSIYNLHRSPYFWDSPNEFEPERFTVPKKDENIEGWAGFDPDRSPGAMYPNEIIADFAFLPFGGGPRKCVGDQFALLESTVALALLLQKFDVELRGSPDEVEMVTGATIHTKNGLWCRLRKRT, from the exons ATGGGGAAGGGTCTTATACCTGCTGACCTTGATACCTGGAAGCAAAGGAGAAAAG TTATAACTCCTGGGTTCCATGCCTTATTCATAGAAGCTATGGTGAGAGTATTTACCAAATGTTCAGAGAGAACCATATTGAAACTTGAAGCACTTATTGAAAAGGGGGACCATGGTGACAAATCTACCATAGTGAACCTTGAAGAGGAATTCTCCAATTTGGCTCTCGACATAATTGGCTTGGGAGTGTTCAATTTTGATTTTGACTCTGTTAATAAGGAATCTCCTGTAATCAAG GCAGTATATGGTACTCTTTTTGAAGCTGAGCATCGATCCACCTTTTACATCCCTTACTGGAATCTTCCTTTAACTCAATGGATAGTGCCAAGACAGCGGAAGTTCCGCAGTGACCTCAAGGTTATCAATGATTGCCTTGATGATCTTATTAAAAATGCAAAAGAAACAAGACAG GAAGCTGATGTGGAAAAACTTCAGCAGAGAGACTACTCATCGTTGAAG GATGCCAGCTTGCTGAGGTTCCTTGTTGACATGCGGGGAGCTGATGTTGACGACCGCCAG CTTCGAGATGATCTTATGACAATGCTTATCGCCGGACATGAAACAACTGCAGCTGTTCTCACATGGTCTATTTTTCTGctggcccag AATCCCACGAAGATGAGAAAAGCCCAGGCAGAGATTGATTCTGTCCTAATCGATGGGGCAATCACTGCAGAAAAGCTCAAGAAATTGGA GTACATAAGATTAATCATTGTTGAAGCTCTTCGCTTGTATCCTCAACCACCATTGTTAATCAGGCGTTCTCTCCGGCCTGATAAATTGCCAG GTGGGTACAATGGAGCGAAAGAGGGATACGAAATACCAGCAGGAACCGATATATTTCTTTCG ATATACAATCTCCATAGGTCCCCATACTTTTGGGATAGTCCAAATGAGTTTGAACCCGAGAGGTTTACAGTTCCAAAGAAGGATGAGAACATAGAAGGGTGGGCTGGGTTTGATCCTGACCGGAGTCCTGGCGCGATGTATCCCAACGAG ATTATAGCAGACTTTGCTTTCCTCCCCTTCGGCGGAGGACCACGCAAATGCGTGGGAGACCAATTCGCGCTCCTGGAGTCAACAGTGGCCTTGGCCCTGTTATTGCAAAAGTTTGACGTAGAGCTGCGAGGCTCGCCCGATGAAGTAGAGATGGTGACGGGCGCGACGATTCACACAAAGAACGGGTTGTGGTGCAGGCTGAGGAAAAGGACTTGA
- the LOC123144142 gene encoding cytochrome P450 97B2, chloroplastic isoform X1, translating to MAMSAATAATLLPRSSTGTHRLASSYPSSSAAHGRSRLLPVRCQLPGVDKTTKPKRNLFDNASNLLTNLLAGSNLKNMPVAEGAVTDLFDRPLFYSLYDWFLEHGSVYKLAFGPKSFVVVSDPIVARYILRENAFSYDKGVLAEILEPIMGKGLIPADLDTWKQRRKVITPGFHALFIEAMVRVFTKCSERTILKLEALIEKGDHGDKSTIVNLEEEFSNLALDIIGLGVFNFDFDSVNKESPVIKAVYGTLFEAEHRSTFYIPYWNLPLTQWIVPRQRKFRSDLKVINDCLDDLIKNAKETRQEADVEKLQQRDYSSLKDASLLRFLVDMRGADVDDRQLRDDLMTMLIAGHETTAAVLTWSIFLLAQNPTKMRKAQAEIDSVLIDGAITAEKLKKLEYIRLIIVEALRLYPQPPLLIRRSLRPDKLPGGYNGAKEGYEIPAGTDIFLSIYNLHRSPYFWDSPNEFEPERFTVPKKDENIEGWAGFDPDRSPGAMYPNEIIADFAFLPFGGGPRKCVGDQFALLESTVALALLLQKFDVELRGSPDEVEMVTGATIHTKNGLWCRLRKRT from the exons ATGGCCATGAGCGCGGCCACCGCCGCCACGCTCCTCCCGAGGTCCAGCACCGGCACGCACCGCCTCGCCTCCTCCTACCCCTCCTCGTCGGCAGCTCACGGGAGGAGCCGCCTCCTCCCCGTCAG ATGCCAGTTGCCCGGAGTTGACAAAACCACCAAGCCTAAGAGGAACTTGTTTGACAACGCCAGCAACCTTCTCACCAATTTGCTCGCTGGCAGCAACCTCAAGAATATGCCGGTTGCCGAAGGTGCTGTCACTGACCTGTTCGACCGGCCCCTTTTCTattcgctctatgattggttcctcGAG CATGGTTCTGTCTACAAACTTGCTTTTGGACCCAAATCATTTGTTGTCGTCTCTGATCCAATTGTTGCTAGATACATCTTGCGAGAAAATGCTTTCTCTTATGATAAG GGAGTTCTCGCTGAAATTCTAGAACCAATAATGGGGAAGGGTCTTATACCTGCTGACCTTGATACCTGGAAGCAAAGGAGAAAAG TTATAACTCCTGGGTTCCATGCCTTATTCATAGAAGCTATGGTGAGAGTATTTACCAAATGTTCAGAGAGAACCATATTGAAACTTGAAGCACTTATTGAAAAGGGGGACCATGGTGACAAATCTACCATAGTGAACCTTGAAGAGGAATTCTCCAATTTGGCTCTCGACATAATTGGCTTGGGAGTGTTCAATTTTGATTTTGACTCTGTTAATAAGGAATCTCCTGTAATCAAG GCAGTATATGGTACTCTTTTTGAAGCTGAGCATCGATCCACCTTTTACATCCCTTACTGGAATCTTCCTTTAACTCAATGGATAGTGCCAAGACAGCGGAAGTTCCGCAGTGACCTCAAGGTTATCAATGATTGCCTTGATGATCTTATTAAAAATGCAAAAGAAACAAGACAG GAAGCTGATGTGGAAAAACTTCAGCAGAGAGACTACTCATCGTTGAAG GATGCCAGCTTGCTGAGGTTCCTTGTTGACATGCGGGGAGCTGATGTTGACGACCGCCAG CTTCGAGATGATCTTATGACAATGCTTATCGCCGGACATGAAACAACTGCAGCTGTTCTCACATGGTCTATTTTTCTGctggcccag AATCCCACGAAGATGAGAAAAGCCCAGGCAGAGATTGATTCTGTCCTAATCGATGGGGCAATCACTGCAGAAAAGCTCAAGAAATTGGA GTACATAAGATTAATCATTGTTGAAGCTCTTCGCTTGTATCCTCAACCACCATTGTTAATCAGGCGTTCTCTCCGGCCTGATAAATTGCCAG GTGGGTACAATGGAGCGAAAGAGGGATACGAAATACCAGCAGGAACCGATATATTTCTTTCG ATATACAATCTCCATAGGTCCCCATACTTTTGGGATAGTCCAAATGAGTTTGAACCCGAGAGGTTTACAGTTCCAAAGAAGGATGAGAACATAGAAGGGTGGGCTGGGTTTGATCCTGACCGGAGTCCTGGCGCGATGTATCCCAACGAG ATTATAGCAGACTTTGCTTTCCTCCCCTTCGGCGGAGGACCACGCAAATGCGTGGGAGACCAATTCGCGCTCCTGGAGTCAACAGTGGCCTTGGCCCTGTTATTGCAAAAGTTTGACGTAGAGCTGCGAGGCTCGCCCGATGAAGTAGAGATGGTGACGGGCGCGACGATTCACACAAAGAACGGGTTGTGGTGCAGGCTGAGGAAAAGGACTTGA